GTGACGGGCTGGACGATGGTGATGTCGGTAGCTACTGGGACTCCCGTTGAGAAGAGGACACTGCTGCTGAGCGAGCGCGACTGCCCGAGGCGGCCTCGACGAGGGAGCGGTGAAGCGAGCGAAGCGAGCGAACCTCGACCGAGGAGAAGGTCGGCGAGGGCGGGGGTGGCGAGCGAGCGAAGCGAGCTCGCCTACACGCTTAAGCGGCATCGACAAACAAAACAACAACAACAACAAAAACAACAACACGTGTACTCGGACGATGGGTGGGAACGATAAACCGTTCACAACCGTCGGTCCGAAGAACAAGAAGAAGCTGTCGAAGGCCAAGCAGTCTGACTCTTCGACCGCCAAGACGGCGACGAAGAATCAGAATACCACCGACAAGACCGATGCAGAGGGCATCGCTGCGGGCATCGCCCGCGAAGAGAACCGCGTCCAACGCGACGAGTCTACACGGGATGCGCCCGCAATAGACCGCGTCGAACCCACTTCCCCTGCCGCGCAGCCCGCTGCCGCAGCCACTTCCGACAACCGCTCTCGCGCCAACGTCGCCGAGTCAGACGACGACGCCGCCGAGAAGACGAACCGCCACAACAACGCCCGCGACGCCAACCGCCGCCTCTCCGCGAACAAGCGCGGCGCCGCCCACACCACCGTCACACACCGTGTCAACCTCACGTTGACACAACGCATGCTTCTCTGCTGGATCTGTAAGATCGATCCGTCCGATTTCGATGCCACCTTCCCGTTCTTCCGGCCGACTGAGTTCGGCAACGATGTTTTCGCGGGCCAGAAGACTTGGGCTATCCGCTGCAACAAGGACTACTCATCCTTCTCCGCCGCGAAAGTCAACGAACGAGGATACGTCCGTTCCACCATGCTCCACGCTGGCAGAGTCGTCTTCTTCCCCGTTATCGGCAAGTTCCCGCTGCTGATCCTCCTTGACTGCCAGTCCGACCTCGTCCCACCGATTGCCGGTTCCAACCGGTACGGTTCGCTGGAGGACCGCGTGACCGAGATTCCCCTCATGGCGCGAATCCTCAACAACCAACTCGTGACCGCATCCGTCGAAGAGACCATCAATTACGACGACGACTCCGTTCGGCAGCCCTACAACCTCGAGGCCGCCGAAGAGCACATGCCGAAGGTCGAGACACTTTGCCGCAAGATGGCGGCCGACGCGGCCCACAAGATCGGTGGCGAGGAGGCTGCCGCTGCTGTGAACGCCGTGCCTTCGAACAAGAAAAGCCGAATCGAGAACCCTCAGACTCGAGGCTTCCTCAAAACTGTGTTCGGAAGCTACGTTCGCGACGAGCCGAGCGACGACGACGACGACAGTGTGATCGAGGCCCCAGGCGTCGACCCGAACACAGCGCTCCTCGCGGCAGCCAGCGACCCGCTTCGTTTCAAGCACAAGACGTGCTACCAGACGGGGCACGCGCGCGCTGTCGCCTACCTACTTCCGGCTGAGGCCGAACGCATCCTCGAGGAGACCGAGTGCCACGTCATGCCGTGTCGGTTCATCCTCGACTGGGTGGTCGAGCGTCAGAAGCACTTCGTCACGCTGCGGTTCAAGCACCAGACCGACCTCGGCAAGCTGCGAGAGCTGCTCATGTCCCTCCGCAAGAACGAGGAGCTCAACGCCAAGTACGCGTACTTCAGTTCGTATGTCAGTATCCGCGTCTACTTCGAGAAAGAGATTACTCGCGAGACGATGCCGCTGATCTACCGCGCCATCGAGGGGAAGCGTGACGTCAAGGTCTACCCCGACATTGCCCTTCCGCCGCCGCAGGCCTTCGCGAACGTCAAGCGCACCATCTTCGCACCTACCGCCAAGTCCGCCTGGACCATCAAGGCACTCGAGACCAAGCCGTCGCTCCGACGGGCGGTTCGGGTGTCGAACGTTCGCAACGTACACGAGGTCGCGCTCATCGCGAAGAAGATGGGCAACGCCACGATCGTTGACCCGGGTGATGGTCACCCGAGTGCTGATGAGGGAAAATCGGTGATCTTTGAGTGGGAAGCGGGCACGGACCTCGCCATGTGGGAAGGCGAGCGACTGTGGTCTTTCAACGGGCGCTACGCGGCCTCGGAACTCGTTCCACCGCTCAGCGCGTCCGTTCAACATTGAGGAAGTGATGGCGCCTAAGCGTAAGGCACCACCTGCTTCCTCCAATGCGAAAGACCCCCCTCCCTCACATCAGCAACCTTCAACCCCAACTTCAACTTCAACTTCAACTTCCGCACAATCGAATGCCGATGCTCAACTGCCGCAATCATCGCCGCCATCGGTCCACGCCAACGGAACAACTCCCGTAGCGACGGCCGCCGCTTCCGATTCTCTTTCTCCATCTCAGCGCGAAAGCCGAAGGGTCACTCGAACTCGAACCCTCCAGGCTGAACTTGCGATGAAGGGTCCAATGTCACGTTCCGCCATTTGGGACGCGATGCGGTACAGCTTCGTCGGCCAGCAAGTAGAGGTATGCTGGCGCACTTCCGGCTCTCCAGTCGTGACGACATCAAGCGGCGATGTAGTCATGAAGGAGGGCCGGTCCGTCCGAGTCAACTACTCGGACATCGGGAATTTCCCACTTCCGCCTATTGAAACTGAGGGCCCCGACGGCGTCGAGATCCTCATGATCAAGCTCAGCACAACTGCAACAAACGGCCTTCCGGCTTTCCCTACGACGTTCTGCAACCGCAGCGACGGCCCGTACAGTTCGCCGGAGGTCGTCATCTTCGTAGACGGCGGCATGCGAGTCGGTGGAGCGACCTCGGCTGCCCTTGTCTGCTACGAACTTCTCCACGACGGTACGGTGCACACGTCGCGCCACGCACGCTTCGCTACATCATCCACTTCCAACGCAGGCGAGATCGCCTCCATGATCGGGGCGTTTGCGCTCATTCGACGTTTCTACAAAGACAGGCGGGTCAACGTCTACGGCGATTCACAACTGACCACGAAGTTCATCTGCGAGAACGCACAGCCCACCAAACCACACCTCGTCCCCCTCGTCCAACAGGCGCGGATGGAGTATGCGTCGTTGGCCGGCTACGTCGTCCTTTCGCACATGAAGCGCGACCTCGGCAACCCTGCAGACAAAGCCGCGAACGAGTGCATGGATCTCGGAACGGACCTCGGAGACGCGAGCCTGTTCCCCGATCTTCCGGTCATCCGCAGCAAGGACAACGCCCTCACAAAGCGCGTCCCGGCTCCTGTCCTCATCGAACGTGAAGCGCCGGAACCTCTGGCGATCAACACCCTCGACGACTTCCTCCACCTCCGATTCTACAAGACACGCGGCTCGGTGCCGCCGCAGGCGTGCGGGCACTGGGGAGCCATTGTCGGCCGAACCCTGCGCAAGGCAGCAGCAGCCCCGACGGTCGCCGAGCGAGAGGCAGCCATCGTGGAGTTCTTCACCCTGCCGACGCGCTATCTGCCCGAAAACTCTTCATCAACTCGCATCGTCAAGCACCTTCAGACCGACACGCCGTTCAACATCAAGATGCGGGTGAACAATCGCCCACAACGCGATCGCGACGACGACGACAAGGTTGAACGTCTCAAAGAAGCCGCCCATCGCCTGGCGATGGACCAGAAGCTTAAGACTGTCAACAAGCTCATCAACAACGGCCTAGACGGCGACATCCCGTTCGACGAAAAGGTGGAAATGCTGCAGCGAAAACTTGTGCCTCGAGAGGAGGACGAAGTGTTCGAAGCGTTCCCACGCGAAGAAGTCCCGATGTTCTCGGCCAACGAACTCAAGAACGCATTGAAGGCCATCAACCGGCAATGCGCGACGAGCATCGATGGCTGGACGAAAGACCTTTTGCAGGACGCCATGCGCGGCGCGCCCGGCATTGAAGAAGACCTCACGTTCGTCCTCCACTATTTGTTGACGCAGGAGCTCGGTACACTCCTTGGCGAGATCATGCGCGCGGCTCGGCTGATTGGAATTGTCAAACCAGCAGGAGGAATTCGCCCGATTGCAATTGCCAGTTTGTTTCTCAAAATTCTCGGTACGATTGCCCTGAGTCGCGACGGCATCAAACCATCCCGTGAACAGTACGCGATAGGTCGGAAGGACGGGTGCCTAACGATCATTCACGAACTGTACGCAGACATGGCTAGACTCCGGGTCCTCGACCCAGACGGTGAGTACGTATACGTCAAGTTCGATATGTCCAACGCCTTCAACGCCATTCGCCGCGCGTTCGTCAAGCTCCAACTCCAAGGGCATTCGTCGACCACCCGGCAGTACTTCCGACTGACCTACGGCGCTGCATCGTCGCTAGCCGTGTACGGCGCCGGTCAATTCAAGACCCTCATGATGGACGACGGCGTCCGCCAGGGTGACTCGACATCTTCCTACTTTTTCTGCATCGGAGTGGACGGAGCGCTGCGCGAGCTCGTCCAGAAGAACTACCTCTGCAAAATGTACTGCGACGACCTCACGATGATTGTGCGCAAGCGCGACGTCGAACAGGCCATGGCCGACGTCACGGCAGCGTTCGCGAAGATCGGTCTCTCGGTCAACGCGGACAAAACCGATGTCTATGACCCCTCCGTTCCACGCTACACGCCGTTCGTCATCCTCGGCGCAGACTTCGCCTGCACCCGGATGTTCGAAGAAGAGAAGATCGCCAAGCAGATGAAATACTTCGATACCCTCATGCGGCTCCCACTTCACCCGCAGCTGAAGATCACGTTGCTGCGGCTGTGTGGGTCACCACGTCTCCAGTACATCTCTCGCTGCATGCCGCCAGACGCCATCAAGGCCCTCACACGAGCCTTCGATGATCGCCTGCGCGCCGCCCTTTTCCAGACACTTCGACTGCCGCCTGGCGAGTCCATCCCCACGGAGATGATCTATCATCGCTACGGGGC
Above is a genomic segment from Acidobacteriota bacterium containing:
- a CDS encoding reverse transcriptase domain-containing protein is translated as MIKLSTTATNGLPAFPTTFCNRSDGPYSSPEVVIFVDGGMRVGGATSAALVCYELLHDGTVHTSRHARFATSSTSNAGEIASMIGAFALIRRFYKDRRVNVYGDSQLTTKFICENAQPTKPHLVPLVQQARMEYASLAGYVVLSHMKRDLGNPADKAANECMDLGTDLGDASLFPDLPVIRSKDNALTKRVPAPVLIEREAPEPLAINTLDDFLHLRFYKTRGSVPPQACGHWGAIVGRTLRKAAAAPTVAEREAAIVEFFTLPTRYLPENSSSTRIVKHLQTDTPFNIKMRVNNRPQRDRDDDDKVERLKEAAHRLAMDQKLKTVNKLINNGLDGDIPFDEKVEMLQRKLVPREEDEVFEAFPREEVPMFSANELKNALKAINRQCATSIDGWTKDLLQDAMRGAPGIEEDLTFVLHYLLTQELGTLLGEIMRAARLIGIVKPAGGIRPIAIASLFLKILGTIALSRDGIKPSREQYAIGRKDGCLTIIHELYADMARLRVLDPDGEYVYVKFDMSNAFNAIRRAFVKLQLQGHSSTTRQYFRLTYGAASSLAVYGAGQFKTLMMDDGVRQGDSTSSYFFCIGVDGALRELVQKNYLCKMYCDDLTMIVRKRDVEQAMADVTAAFAKIGLSVNADKTDVYDPSVPRYTPFVILGADFACTRMFEEEKIAKQMKYFDTLMRLPLHPQLKITLLRLCGSPRLQYISRCMPPDAIKALTRAFDDRLRAALFQTLRLPPGESIPTEMIYHRYGAGFPNYPDVAPKLFASTRDQLLQGIQGHVELVTSDVTILSRRTAQHNLDAEWLWYDGELSPAQFIAAYCIRLGFLPPHLRVHPTKCACGTVVTNDHEQIDHSLRCDHFTQVKHYTRHNIVRDAIARVCTLYGITTVKEPRVYHYDSGKKRPDLLFSTGVPVATDITIVQPVTDVPGKASKAADKEKKKIHDAATKALGHCFISGACEVYGLIGTELTSLIKYLADDLPRPYQWGFRIQLTRSIAVALAQGRASAVFGTKWALANSFETVP